A genomic segment from bacterium encodes:
- a CDS encoding pyridoxal phosphate-dependent aminotransferase, which yields MRTHIVHEQADSLVYEIRQIVILAKRIGAAGVPLTWENIGDPVAKGEPVPDWIIEHLGAVSRIQKSWGYSPSKGMDETREFLAAGLNARGAVQITPEDIYMYNGLGDAVSKMYGYLNRQARVLVPSPSYSIHSTHEGYHANAAPLIYHLDPARGWLPDPDEIRRLVDQHPEVCAVLLINPDNPTGSVWPRGMVEAVVEIARQNDLFVIADEIYNRLTYNGRTATLLADVIGEVPGMALKGISKEYPWPGGRCGWIEVYNEDRDREFKRYVRTLFDAKMVEVCATTQPQMTIPRVFSDERYPKHLEARCAAYEKRSSQFAAAFEGLEGVHAVRPDGAFYASVIFDSGRLNGKQKLKVKNSGAKSVLDEALAAGNVRADKRLVLNILAATGICVVPMSGFTSQLDGFRMTLLEQEDSKRAATLATLRKAIEDYLASA from the coding sequence ATGCGCACACACATCGTACACGAGCAGGCGGACTCCCTGGTCTACGAGATCCGCCAGATTGTGATCCTGGCCAAGCGGATCGGCGCGGCCGGAGTGCCCCTCACCTGGGAGAACATCGGTGACCCGGTGGCCAAGGGCGAGCCGGTCCCGGACTGGATCATCGAGCACCTGGGCGCGGTGAGCCGCATCCAGAAAAGTTGGGGCTACAGCCCCTCCAAGGGGATGGACGAAACCCGCGAGTTCCTGGCCGCCGGGCTCAACGCCCGGGGGGCGGTGCAGATCACGCCCGAGGACATCTACATGTACAACGGCCTGGGCGACGCGGTGAGCAAGATGTACGGCTACCTCAACCGCCAGGCCCGGGTGCTGGTGCCCTCGCCCTCCTACTCGATCCATTCCACCCACGAGGGCTACCACGCCAACGCCGCCCCGTTGATCTACCATCTTGACCCGGCGCGCGGCTGGCTGCCCGACCCGGATGAGATCCGCCGTCTGGTGGACCAGCACCCCGAGGTCTGCGCCGTGCTGCTGATCAACCCCGACAACCCCACCGGCTCGGTCTGGCCGCGCGGGATGGTCGAGGCGGTGGTGGAAATCGCCCGCCAGAACGACCTGTTCGTGATCGCGGACGAAATCTACAACCGTCTGACCTATAACGGCCGCACCGCGACGCTGCTGGCGGACGTGATCGGAGAGGTGCCGGGCATGGCCCTAAAGGGGATCAGCAAGGAATATCCCTGGCCGGGAGGACGCTGCGGCTGGATTGAGGTCTACAACGAGGACCGCGACCGTGAGTTCAAGCGCTACGTGCGCACGCTGTTCGATGCCAAGATGGTGGAGGTCTGCGCCACCACCCAGCCCCAGATGACCATCCCGCGCGTGTTCTCGGATGAGAGATACCCGAAGCACCTCGAGGCGCGCTGCGCGGCCTACGAAAAGCGGTCGAGCCAGTTCGCCGCGGCATTCGAGGGCCTGGAGGGGGTGCACGCGGTGCGGCCGGACGGCGCGTTCTACGCCAGCGTGATATTCGATTCCGGGCGCCTGAACGGCAAGCAGAAGCTGAAGGTGAAGAACTCCGGGGCCAAGTCCGTGCTGGATGAGGCCCTGGCCGCCGGCAATGTCCGCGCGGACAAACGCCTGGTGCTCAATATCCTGGCCGCCACCGGCATCTGCGTGGTCCCGATGAGCGGGTTCACCAGCCAGTTGGACGGTTTCCGCATGACCCTCCTGGAGCAGGAGGATAGCAAGCGGGCCGCCACCCTGGCCACGCTCCGAAAAGCCATCGAGGACTACCTGGCCTCGGCCTGA
- a CDS encoding formylglycine-generating enzyme family protein, whose protein sequence is MRRGDLWPLTVAALIVFAGCGPKLDTPPQNYTEKIPGTNIELEMVYVPGGEFEMGAPEGAPNREVDEGPVRKVKVGPYWIGKTEVTWDQYEQFAFVKDSTMLDAVTLASPKLNLIWFNNLYSWGKQKYSLWRQGIDAVTRPSNYYGAYDHGMGRGSKPAIGVSWIGATYYCKYLTKKTGHDFRLPTEAEWEYACRAGDSEDMTASLDEYAWYEDNSDWETQAVGKKKPNAYGLCDMLGNAWELCFEEYDSLYYDKLKASGVNVDPKGPKWWVGDKASLRGGSWDDPAVEARPTNRLQQLDAWTERDPQRPRGIWWLIDGNTVGFRVLRPAH, encoded by the coding sequence ATGCGAAGAGGAGATTTGTGGCCCCTGACCGTGGCGGCCCTGATTGTATTCGCCGGGTGCGGCCCGAAGCTCGACACGCCGCCCCAGAATTACACCGAGAAGATTCCCGGCACGAACATCGAGTTGGAGATGGTCTACGTGCCGGGCGGGGAATTCGAGATGGGCGCCCCCGAGGGCGCGCCGAACCGCGAGGTGGACGAGGGCCCGGTGCGCAAGGTCAAGGTGGGGCCGTACTGGATAGGCAAAACGGAAGTCACCTGGGACCAGTACGAGCAGTTCGCTTTCGTCAAGGACAGCACCATGCTGGACGCCGTGACCCTGGCCTCGCCCAAGCTGAACCTCATCTGGTTCAACAACCTCTACAGTTGGGGCAAGCAGAAATACTCGCTCTGGCGCCAGGGCATCGACGCCGTGACCCGGCCCTCCAACTACTACGGGGCCTACGACCACGGCATGGGACGCGGCTCCAAGCCGGCGATCGGTGTCAGCTGGATCGGCGCGACCTATTACTGCAAGTACCTGACCAAGAAGACCGGCCACGATTTCCGTCTGCCCACCGAGGCCGAGTGGGAGTACGCCTGCCGGGCCGGCGACAGCGAGGACATGACCGCCAGCCTGGACGAGTACGCCTGGTACGAGGACAACAGCGACTGGGAAACCCAGGCGGTGGGCAAGAAAAAGCCCAACGCTTACGGTCTGTGTGACATGCTGGGCAATGCCTGGGAGCTGTGCTTCGAGGAGTACGATTCCCTGTACTATGACAAGCTCAAGGCCAGCGGTGTAAACGTGGACCCCAAGGGCCCCAAGTGGTGGGTGGGCGACAAGGCCTCGCTGCGTGGCGGTAGCTGGGATGACCCGGCCGTGGAGGCCCGTCCGACCAACCGCCTGCAGCAGCTGGATGCCTGGACCGAGCGCGATCCGCAGCGCCCGCGCGGCATCTGGTGGCTTATCGACGGCAACACGGTGGGCTTCCGCGTGTTGCGGCCAGCGCACTGA
- a CDS encoding class I SAM-dependent methyltransferase has protein sequence MKLKQMLYGISTFIPGMDSLFHRGTGGAGSARYCYSVWLRHLVMAKKSGLNFHPKIVAELGPGDSLGIGIAALISGSEKYYAFDIVNHSNAQMNKRIFNELIALFENKTPIPDEDEFPDIKPSLLDYRFPEDVLDDGRMQHALEKSRVGSIEESIDGMNENESMIHFKVPWSDVCDQAKETVDLIYSQAVLEHVDDLRSAYRAMYSWLRPNGYISHQIDFRCHGTADEWNGHWRYSDFVWSLIRGKRKYLINREPHSRHLEIMLEEGFGIVCDHLYKLKSNIAKNELASRYKEIAEEDLITGGAFIQATKTANK, from the coding sequence TTGAAACTTAAGCAGATGCTTTATGGTATATCCACTTTTATACCGGGAATGGATTCATTATTTCATAGAGGTACGGGTGGCGCCGGTTCGGCCAGGTATTGTTATTCTGTCTGGCTGCGCCATCTGGTGATGGCCAAGAAAAGCGGGCTGAATTTCCATCCGAAGATAGTGGCGGAGTTGGGGCCAGGCGATTCATTGGGTATCGGAATTGCGGCTTTGATTTCCGGTAGTGAAAAATATTATGCATTCGATATTGTAAATCACTCAAATGCCCAAATGAATAAAAGAATATTTAACGAACTCATTGCTCTATTCGAAAATAAAACACCCATTCCAGACGAAGATGAATTTCCCGACATCAAGCCGTCTTTGTTGGATTACAGGTTTCCCGAAGATGTTTTGGATGATGGCAGGATGCAGCATGCACTGGAAAAGTCACGGGTTGGAAGTATTGAGGAATCAATTGACGGAATGAATGAAAATGAATCGATGATTCATTTTAAAGTGCCCTGGAGCGACGTTTGCGATCAGGCGAAGGAAACCGTGGATTTAATCTATTCGCAAGCGGTTCTTGAGCATGTTGATGATTTGCGAAGCGCATACAGGGCGATGTATTCGTGGTTGAGACCGAATGGTTATATTTCGCACCAGATTGATTTTAGATGTCATGGAACTGCGGATGAATGGAACGGCCACTGGCGGTATTCCGACTTTGTGTGGAGCTTGATACGCGGAAAGAGAAAATATTTGATTAATAGAGAACCGCATTCAAGGCATCTTGAAATTATGCTTGAAGAGGGGTTCGGGATTGTGTGTGACCACTTGTATAAATTAAAATCAAATATAGCTAAAAACGAATTGGCTTCGCGGTATAAAGAAATTGCCGAAGAGGACTTGATTACGGGTGGAGCTTTTATTCAGGCAACCAAAACGGCGAACAAATAA